In Streptomyces puniciscabiei, a single genomic region encodes these proteins:
- a CDS encoding LysR family transcriptional regulator, with protein sequence MTMDVHTRDLGYFVAVAEELHFTRAAERLYVSQPALSKQIRALERQLGAELFRRDRHGVALTGAGEALLPHARTVLAAWEAGAAALEEAKAAQRSTLVVGMSTSPGRGGLLPAIRSRFTAAHPEVTVRLRQVSWDDPTAGLADGTADVAFVWLPLPDEERYAWTPVAEEHRLLALPESHPLAARPEIDFTEVLDEPFLALPESAGRLRDHWLALDARTGRPPRIGAEISGTEETYEALVAGLGICLVAEGNAPLITLGGVTTRPVRGIEPSRYVLAWRREDGSRPLVRAYAEACQETVR encoded by the coding sequence ATGACCATGGACGTGCACACCCGCGATCTGGGCTACTTCGTCGCGGTCGCCGAGGAACTGCACTTCACGCGCGCCGCCGAGCGGCTGTACGTCTCACAGCCCGCGCTGAGCAAGCAGATCCGGGCCCTGGAGCGGCAGCTGGGGGCGGAGCTCTTCCGGCGCGACCGGCACGGGGTGGCGCTGACGGGCGCGGGCGAGGCGCTGCTGCCGCACGCGCGCACCGTGCTGGCCGCGTGGGAGGCGGGCGCGGCGGCCCTGGAGGAGGCCAAGGCGGCCCAGCGCAGCACCCTGGTCGTGGGCATGAGCACCAGTCCGGGCCGGGGCGGCCTGCTGCCGGCCATCCGCTCCCGCTTCACCGCCGCACACCCCGAGGTCACCGTCCGGCTGCGCCAGGTGAGCTGGGACGACCCGACGGCCGGCCTGGCGGACGGCACCGCGGACGTCGCCTTCGTCTGGCTCCCGCTGCCCGACGAGGAGCGCTACGCCTGGACGCCGGTCGCCGAGGAACACCGGCTGCTCGCCCTCCCCGAATCCCACCCGCTCGCCGCCCGACCGGAGATCGACTTCACCGAGGTACTGGACGAGCCCTTCCTGGCCCTCCCCGAGAGCGCGGGCCGCCTGCGCGACCACTGGCTCGCCCTCGACGCCCGCACCGGCCGGCCACCCCGGATCGGCGCGGAGATCTCCGGCACGGAGGAGACCTACGAGGCACTCGTCGCGGGCCTCGGCATCTGCCTGGTGGCAGAGGGCAACGCCCCCTTGATCACCCTGGGCGGAGTCACCACCCGCCCGGTCCGGGGGATCGAGCCGAGCCGCTATGTGCTGGCATGGCGACGGGAGGACGGTAGCCGACCGCTGGTACGGGCGTATGCCGAAGCATGTCAAGAGACGGTGCGCTGA
- a CDS encoding IclR family transcriptional regulator, which produces MGRLVPAVTRALDILELFLDGDGTLSAPDIVRKLQLPRTTVHELVTTLAARSYVVPVPGQPGRYRLGVRPYQLGSRYAEQLDLAAEGQQVARSVAETCDETVHVAILEGTDVIYIAKVDSTHAVRMVSAAGRRLPAHCTSVGKMLLASLPEPELAARIPDDAELAAMTPNSITEPAALREALAEIRQRGIAVESRESNPDVSCVAAPVRDRTGQVVAALSISVPMIRWSDERRGELEQLAAKGAAELSERLGHRGAA; this is translated from the coding sequence GTGGGACGCCTCGTACCTGCCGTGACCCGGGCTCTCGACATTCTTGAGCTGTTCCTCGACGGGGACGGGACGCTCTCCGCCCCCGACATCGTGCGCAAGCTCCAGCTGCCGCGCACCACCGTGCACGAGCTGGTCACCACGCTCGCCGCACGGTCGTACGTCGTGCCCGTGCCGGGGCAGCCCGGACGCTACCGGCTCGGCGTACGCCCGTACCAGCTCGGCAGCCGGTACGCCGAGCAGCTCGACCTCGCCGCCGAGGGCCAGCAGGTGGCGCGCTCGGTCGCCGAGACCTGCGACGAGACGGTGCACGTGGCGATCCTCGAGGGCACCGACGTCATCTACATCGCCAAGGTCGACTCCACGCACGCCGTCCGCATGGTCTCGGCCGCCGGCCGCCGGCTCCCCGCCCACTGCACCTCGGTCGGCAAGATGCTGCTGGCCTCGCTGCCGGAGCCGGAGCTCGCGGCCCGCATCCCGGACGACGCCGAGCTGGCCGCGATGACCCCCAACAGCATCACCGAGCCGGCCGCCCTGCGCGAGGCCCTCGCGGAGATCCGGCAGCGGGGCATCGCGGTGGAGAGCCGCGAGTCCAACCCGGACGTGAGCTGTGTGGCCGCTCCCGTGCGCGACCGTACCGGCCAGGTGGTCGCGGCCCTGTCCATCTCCGTCCCCATGATCCGCTGGAGCGACGAACGCCGGGGCGAGCTGGAGCAGCTGGCCGCGAAGGGCGCGGCCGAGCTGTCGGAGCGGCTGGGCCACCGGGGCGCCGCGTGA
- a CDS encoding SMP-30/gluconolactonase/LRE family protein, translated as MSAGYEVAVRAEAELGEGPTWDVATGRLIWLDILDMRVHTYDPATGRRTVRTTEQHVGAVKPRAGGGLVLNLRDGVGLLDPDDTFRWLHHEPVAGRRANDAAVAPDGSLWAGTMRYDEAPGGGTLTRLNGDGTARTVLPDVTISNGTGWSPDGRLMYYVDTPTRRVDVFDYDGERVHGRRPLVEIEEGAGFPDGLTVDADGCVWVALWDGGAVRRYTPGGVLDRVIGLPAPRTTACAFGGAGLTDLYVTTARTGLPAPHPLSGSLLVIPGAGQGLPQPAFAG; from the coding sequence GTGAGCGCCGGGTACGAGGTCGCCGTACGGGCGGAGGCGGAGCTGGGTGAGGGGCCGACCTGGGACGTGGCGACGGGCCGGCTGATATGGCTCGACATCCTGGACATGCGCGTCCACACCTACGACCCGGCGACGGGCCGGCGCACGGTGCGCACGACCGAGCAGCACGTGGGCGCGGTCAAGCCCCGCGCGGGCGGCGGCCTGGTCCTCAACCTCCGGGACGGCGTGGGCCTGCTGGACCCCGACGACACGTTCCGCTGGCTGCACCACGAGCCGGTCGCGGGCCGCCGCGCGAACGACGCCGCCGTCGCCCCCGACGGCTCGCTGTGGGCGGGCACCATGCGCTACGACGAGGCGCCGGGCGGCGGCACGCTGACCCGGCTGAACGGCGACGGCACGGCTCGGACGGTCCTGCCCGACGTCACGATCAGCAACGGCACCGGCTGGAGCCCCGACGGGCGCCTCATGTACTACGTCGACACTCCCACCCGCCGCGTGGACGTCTTCGACTACGACGGCGAGCGCGTCCACGGCCGCCGGCCGCTCGTGGAGATCGAGGAGGGCGCGGGCTTCCCGGACGGCCTGACGGTCGACGCGGACGGCTGTGTGTGGGTGGCGTTGTGGGACGGGGGAGCGGTACGGCGTTACACCCCGGGCGGTGTCCTGGACCGGGTGATCGGCCTGCCCGCGCCCCGTACGACGGCCTGCGCGTTCGGCGGCGCCGGCCTGACCGACCTGTACGTCACGACAGCCCGCACCGGCCTGCCGGCCCCGCATCCGCTGTCGGGTTCCCTGCTGGTGATTCCGGGGGCGGGACAGGGACTGCCCCAACCGGCATTCGCGGGCTGA
- a CDS encoding oxidoreductase: MNKVWLVTGASSGFGRAITEAAVAAGDVVVGAARRPEALDDLVAAHPDQVEALRLDVTDVAAIEAAVGDVVARHGRIDVLVNNAGRTHVGAVEETTDAELRDLFDLHFFGPAALVRAVLPHLRERRSGAIVQMSSMGGQMSFAGFGAYSATKFALEGLSEALADEVREYGVKVLIVEPGAFRTSLFEADRAGISSDTGVYARVGETRGAVARGHGSQPGDPAKAAALILAALEAEDTPLRLPLGDDGVSAVLAHADQVREEVMAWEKRTRATTFDV; the protein is encoded by the coding sequence ATGAACAAGGTGTGGCTGGTGACCGGGGCGAGCAGCGGTTTCGGGCGGGCGATCACCGAGGCGGCCGTCGCCGCCGGTGATGTGGTGGTCGGCGCGGCCCGGCGCCCCGAGGCCCTGGACGACCTGGTGGCCGCCCATCCCGACCAGGTGGAGGCGTTGCGGCTGGACGTCACCGACGTGGCGGCGATCGAGGCGGCGGTCGGGGATGTCGTGGCCCGGCACGGGCGGATCGACGTGCTGGTCAACAACGCGGGCCGTACCCATGTCGGCGCCGTCGAGGAGACGACGGACGCCGAGCTGCGCGACCTGTTCGACCTGCACTTCTTCGGCCCGGCGGCGCTCGTCCGGGCGGTGCTGCCGCACCTGCGGGAACGGCGCTCGGGCGCGATCGTGCAGATGAGCAGCATGGGCGGCCAGATGTCCTTCGCGGGCTTCGGGGCGTACAGCGCGACGAAGTTCGCCCTGGAGGGCCTGTCCGAGGCGCTCGCGGACGAGGTGCGGGAGTACGGCGTCAAGGTGCTGATCGTCGAGCCGGGCGCGTTCCGGACCTCGCTCTTCGAGGCCGACCGGGCCGGGATCAGCTCCGACACCGGGGTGTACGCCAGGGTCGGCGAGACCCGGGGTGCCGTCGCCCGCGGACACGGCAGCCAGCCCGGCGACCCGGCCAAGGCGGCCGCCCTGATCCTGGCCGCGCTGGAGGCCGAGGACACCCCGCTGCGGCTGCCGCTCGGCGACGACGGGGTGAGCGCGGTCCTGGCCCACGCCGACCAGGTCCGCGAGGAGGTCATGGCCTGGGAGAAGCGGACCCGGGCGACAACCTTCGACGTCTGA